One Raphanus sativus cultivar WK10039 unplaced genomic scaffold, ASM80110v3 Scaffold5405, whole genome shotgun sequence genomic window carries:
- the LOC130507725 gene encoding cytochrome c oxidase subunit 5b-1, mitochondrial-like isoform X1: MWRRIVSSHLKTLAAAASPRRSIATTAARPVRTANRSAIPASSSSVIPRHFFSTESVETIVTKKKKVEDVMPIATGHEKEELEAELEGKRLLDIDFPEGPFGTKESPAIVKSYYDKRIVGCPGGEGEDEHDVVWFWLEKGKSFECPVCTQYFELEVVGPGGPPDGHGDEDDHH, encoded by the exons ATGTGGAGAAGAATCGTCTCATCTCATCTCAAAACCCTAGCCGCCGCCGCTTCTCCTCGTCGATCCATAGCCACCACCGCCGCCAGACCCGTTCGCACCGCCAATCGATCGGCCATTCCCGCTTCTTCTTCATCCGTTATCCCTCGCCATTTCTTCAGCACTGAATCAG TAGAGACCATTGtcacgaagaagaagaaggtggagGATGTAATGCCCATTGCTACTGGTCATGAGAAGGAAGAGCTTGAAGCTGAACTTGAG GGGAAGAGGCTGCTTGACATTGACTTCCCCGAAGGTCCTTTTGGAACCAAG GAATCTCCTGCAATTGTAAAGTCCTACTATGACAAGCGAATTGTGGGATGCCCTGGTGGTGAAGGCG aggatgaacacgACGTTGTGTGGTTCTGGCTTGAAAAAGGAAAGTCTTTTGAATGCCCTGTTTGCACTCAGTACTTTGAG CTGGAAGTGGTTGGTCCTGGTGGGCCTCCTGATGGTCACGGTGATGAAGACGACCACCACTGA
- the LOC130507725 gene encoding cytochrome c oxidase subunit 5b-1, mitochondrial-like isoform X2 has translation MWRRIVSSHLKTLAAAASPRRSIATTAARPVRTANRSAIPASSSSVIPRHFFSTESETIVTKKKKVEDVMPIATGHEKEELEAELEGKRLLDIDFPEGPFGTKESPAIVKSYYDKRIVGCPGGEGEDEHDVVWFWLEKGKSFECPVCTQYFELEVVGPGGPPDGHGDEDDHH, from the exons ATGTGGAGAAGAATCGTCTCATCTCATCTCAAAACCCTAGCCGCCGCCGCTTCTCCTCGTCGATCCATAGCCACCACCGCCGCCAGACCCGTTCGCACCGCCAATCGATCGGCCATTCCCGCTTCTTCTTCATCCGTTATCCCTCGCCATTTCTTCAGCACTGAATCAG AGACCATTGtcacgaagaagaagaaggtggagGATGTAATGCCCATTGCTACTGGTCATGAGAAGGAAGAGCTTGAAGCTGAACTTGAG GGGAAGAGGCTGCTTGACATTGACTTCCCCGAAGGTCCTTTTGGAACCAAG GAATCTCCTGCAATTGTAAAGTCCTACTATGACAAGCGAATTGTGGGATGCCCTGGTGGTGAAGGCG aggatgaacacgACGTTGTGTGGTTCTGGCTTGAAAAAGGAAAGTCTTTTGAATGCCCTGTTTGCACTCAGTACTTTGAG CTGGAAGTGGTTGGTCCTGGTGGGCCTCCTGATGGTCACGGTGATGAAGACGACCACCACTGA